Part of the Tidjanibacter massiliensis genome is shown below.
CCATCGGGATTCGAACCCAAAATGACAGAACCAAAATCTGCAGTGTTACCATTACACCATGGCTCAGTTCCGTTACCGGACGACAAATGTAGCAATAAAAAATTAAAAATGAAGCATAAAATCACAGAGAGCTGTCCCGTATGCCGATTTGCTCTCCGCACCCGTATCGTTTTTCTGCAAACGGCGTACCTTGCGGAGAAATATGAAAAGATTTCCGTATTTTTGATTTTCGGATTACGGTAACGGCCGTCCGGAATATTGGCGCAGATTCGATTGCGGATAAAGATGAAGAGAGTGGCTTTAGTTCTGTCCAGCGGCGGTGCGCGGGGGTTCGCGCATATCGGAGCGATAGAGGAGTTGCAGGAACGGGGATATGAGATTGCATCCGTGGCCGGGACCTCGATGGGAGCCCTGATAGGCGGCATGTTCGCTGCGGGTAAACTCGAACAGGTGAAGGAGCGTGCGTTCGCCCTGGACCGGAAACGGATGCTCGCGCTGGCCGATATCTCCATGGGCCCGGACCATCTTGTGAAAGGGGAGAAAGTGATGGGAATTTTAAGGGAAATCATGCCGGATATTCCCATCGAAACGCTTCCCGTTCCATTCTGTGCGGTGGCGACAGACTTGGCCGACAACAGCGAAGTCGTGTACGATTCGGGAAGTCTGTACGAAGCCATCCGGGCCTCTATCTCCATTCCCGCATTTTTCAAGCCGCAAAGGAACGGAGAGATGCTCCTTATCGACGGCGGCGTTCTCAATCCGCTGCCGCTGAACAGGGTGACACGCAGCGACGGCGACCTGCTCGTGTCCGTCAATGTGAGCGCACACAGCGATATGCGGCTCGAACACCTCCGGGAAACCCGCAAACGGAACCGGACATCGGCCGGCCGGCTGCCTGCGCTGGGGAGGCTGCCCGATGAGAATTTCTATTCCGTGCTGAGCAAAACTTTCGTCATGATGCTCCAGCGCAATGCGGAACTGACGGCACAGCTCTATCCGCCCGACATACGGGTAGATATCCCCATGAACCGATTCGGAGGATGCGATTACGACAAGGCGGCCCGAATCTCTTCGGAAGGGCGCCGCCGGATGCGGGAGGCACTCGAACTATACGAAAAAACGCATAATATCCACTCATCTTCCTCACCCGCATGAAACTGCTGATTCTCTCCTGTTCCACCGGCGAAGGACACAACTCTGCCGGCAAAGCACTTCTCGAATACCTCGAGGAAAATGGGGTGGCGTGCGAAATGACAGACCCCCTCTCGCTCGTGACCTCTCCCGTGTCGCAGATGGTATCGGACGTTTATCTCTTTTCCACCCGCAGGAACCTCTTCAAGACGGTGTACAGGATGGGAGAAACGGTCAGTACCGGTCTTTCGCTCCAGTCGCCTGTCTATATGGCCAACAAGCTCTATGCGAAACGGCTGTACGATTACATCGTCGACAACGGTTTCGACACGGTGGTCTGTACGCATCTTTTCCCGGCCGAAGCCCTGACCGCACTGAAACGAGCAGGACGACTGGACCGGAAAACCGTATTCGTCATGACGGACTATACGTGTATCCCCTTTACGCGGGAGACCGATTTGGATTATTATATCGTCCCTCACGAACACCTGGTCGAGGAGTGTGTCCAAAAGGGACTGCGAAGAGAACGGCTCTTTCCGTTCGGGATTCCGGTACGCCGGGCCTTCCGCGAGCGCATTGCGAAAAGAGAGGCGAGAGTGGCATGTGCGGCGGCCTTCGACAGCGGAGCCGATATGACCGCGAAATGGTTCCTCGTTGCCTCCGGAAGCATGGGGTTCGGCAGTTCGGCCGACCTGATTCGTGAGATTCTGTCGCGCTGCGGAAAAGGTGCCGAGGTCTTCATGGTCTGCGGCAACAACGCGAAACTGCAAACCGTTCTGAAGGCGGAGTTCGGTCGTTTCGACAACATACACCTGTTGGGATTCACTGACCGGATGTCCCTGCTGATGGATGCCTGCGACGTGCTTTTTACGAAACCGGGCGGTCTGTCGAGTACAGAAGCGGCGGTCAAAAACATCCCCATCGTGCATACGGCTCCCATTCCCGGATGCGAAACGCGGAATGCGGAATTTTTCCATTATCACGGCATGTCTTACAGCTCTCTGGAGGTGAAGCAGCAGGTAACCGTTGCGCTTCGGCTTTGCAATGACGATGCGTACCGGCAACGTATGTGCGACAGTCAGCGAACGAACGCCAACGGAGATGCGTGTCGCCGGATACTTGAACTGTTACGCCGATAAACGATATATCCGCCGAATACAAGGAGGGCGCACCGCGGTGCGCCCTCCTTGTCAAAGTCAAATGGTCAAAACGACGCCTGCGGTTATCCAGCGTGGCGGCTGAATCAGTCCCACGAAATCGTAATATTTCGTATCGAGCAGGTTGGTAGCCTCTGCATAGACGGAGAATACGCCCCTGCTCCAACTGAGACGGGCATCCAGCAGCCAATAGGGAGCATAAGCGGTGTCCGGGGTATTGTTGCGGCAGTACCACGATGCCGTCACTTCGGCGGCGAACCCCTTGCCGATATCGATTCCGCACTGTACGGCGGCCTTGTGTTTCATGTAGTCGAGAGCGTATTTGGTGATATGGTCGGCAGCGGCTTTGGATGAAGACATCCAGCCGTAACTCACCGTGATGTGCCGGAGAATCCGCCGGCCACGGTAGGAAGCCTGCATCTCTATCCCGTAGGTATCCAGCTCGGTAAGCTGGGTTGATTTCCATTTCATCCCCTCGGGAGTCTCCGTCTGCACATAGTCGATGATGTCCCGGCCATGGCGGTAATATCCCGAAAGGGCGGCCTGAAAGCGGCCTGCATGGTAGCGCGTTCCCACCCGGTAGGTCATGGCGTGTTCCGGCTTGAGGTCGGGGTTGCCAATGTGGGTGGCATTGGTATAGTATAGGTCCGTAAAGGTCGGGAGGCGCATGGAACGGGTGGCATTGGCGTCGGCGCTCCAGCCTTCCATGATTTGCTGGGTAACGGAGAGGCTCCACGAAGGGAAGGTCCCGTAAGGACTTCCGGCCAGATTCGCCGAACCGGCCAGCGATGTGCCGCCGAGCCGTACCCGATGGCTCAGCCAGCCGTTGAAAATGTTCCGTCCTTTTTCGTGGGTATAAAAAGCGTCCGCTCCCGGCACCCGGATGGGGTGCGTGAGGAGGTCGCCCAGCACGTTGCTGTAGATGTGGTGGTATCGGTAATCCGCTCCGGCCGACGTCTCTCCCGCCGCCCAGCGGAATGCCGCACTGATGCTCGCACCGGCGTTGTCCGTCGTGTGGTAGTTGGGAGTCCATCCTTCGGGAGCCCCTTTGCCTCCGCGGTAAAGCTCGTAACGGTCGTTGTTCTTGCGATAACTTGCATTTGCATTGAGGGTAAACCTGCCGAAACTGCGGTTCCATTTCACCGACGCGAGCGCAGTCTCCGTATGCTCGAACTGGTCGGGGAAAGAGAGTGAGTAGAACCCGTTGGAACCGAAATCCCGTCGCTGATAGCCGGCCTGCATGTCGAACAGTCCGGCTGAAGACGAAGTGTAAGTAATACGCGTGAAAAGATTGGAATTGTTGAAATCGGTATTTTCAATGTATCCGTCACTCCGTCTGACGGAACCGGCGGCCAATACCGAAAGGCCGTTGCGGGTGATGGCTCCGGAGATGTTGGAGTAGAGATAGCCGTAGGCTCCTCCGGAGATTTCCGTCCTCATGTAGTTCGGACGGAGCGGAGTAGTCACCATATTGACCGCTCCCGCGTAGGCCCCGATGCCGGTCAGCCCTTCGATGATGTCTATCGAACCGATGATGTCGATATCGACGGGCAGGCTGTGGCTCTGGTGCCCTGTGCGTGCATCGGTGAAGTCGATGCCGTTGAGAAGGACCATGGTCTGGTCGTAAGTTCCTCCCCGCAGGGAGATGTCCGCCTGTACTCCCTTTCCGCCCCGCTCTCGCACGTCTATCGCGGGATTGAGCCTGAGTACGCCTTCGATAGTCTGCTGAGGCGCGATGCCCAGCGTGTCGCGGCTATACACCGCCGTGGGTGTCACTACACCCCTTGTGGGATTCAGTCTTTCGGCCGTTACCTGCAACGCCTCGATTTCCATTTCGCGTAGCAGCCTCACCGTGTCGGGCTGTGCCGACGCGCTTTTGGCGTTGAGCGTGATGATGGACATCGACAGGGAGAGCACGCCTATCTTCACCACTTTGCCGAGTGAAGCGAACGCGCCGTATCCCTTGCGTGACCAGCGAGTGAAACACCTTACCCCACTTTTAGAACGTTTCTTCATGATTGAAAAGTTTTTAAAAGTGATTGGCCGGAATATCCGGCGGGCCAAAGGTAAATCAATTCCGAATTTCCCGCAAAAGCCGTAGCGGGCACGAATTACGATACCCAAAACCGGACGGAATGGATTCCGTCCCGAAGACTTTTGCGTATATTTGCTTCGAACGAATCGTTTCGCAACCGTACATCGGTCGTTTGAACCGGCATGCACTTGCGTATTTCAACGAATATATTTCCTATCTTTGTATCCATAAAATCGTTACATTCTATGAAGATAAGACGAATCACGGCGGTCGTATTGGCACTTTTCGCCTTAACCGCGACCTTTACTGCCGAAGGACAGGAAAAAAGCCTGAAACGGAAAGTGGCTATCGGACGTTTCTCCAACGAGACCCAGTATGCCAAAAGTATTTTTTACGACAAGGACAACGACCCGATGGGGAAACAGGCTTCCGACCTGCTGTCCGCACGCCTGGCTGCATCGGATAAGTTCCTGTTGATTGAGCGGCAGGATTACGATAAAATCGTCGAAGAGCTCAATACCGGCAACGGACTGTCAAACAGTATCGGTGCCGATTACCTCATCATCGGTTCCATTACCGAATTCGGCCGCAAGACGGTCGGCACGCAAAAGTTGTTCTCAAGCAGCAAAGAACAGATTGTGGAAGCGACCGTCAGCATCCGGCTCGTGGATGTGGCGACCGGCATGATTGTCTTCAGCGGCGAGGCGCAGGGACAGGCATCCACGGAAGACAAACAGGTGTTGGGGCTCGGGAGCACCGCCGACTACGATGCCACGCTGTCCGACAAGGCCATTTCGGCCGCGATAAGCAAACTGGTGGAAAACATCATCAACAAATGTATGGACAATCCGTGGCGGGCCTACCTGCTCAGCTATGACGACGGCGTCTATTTCGTGTCGGGCGGTGCGAGTCAGGGAATAGCGGCAGGCGACCGGTTCGCAGTCGTGGAACGGGGCAAACAGGTGAAAAATCCGCAGACTGGACTGCTGGTGGAACTGCCCGGGAAAACGGTCGGGGAGATTCGGATTGACCAGACGCTGGGTTCGACCGTAGCGGACGAAATCTCCATGGCGACCCTGACCGACGGAGAACTCGACAACGAAACGCTGGAAAAATATTATATAACCGAAATGTAATCGAGCCGATATGAAAAGCAATTGGATTGTCGTCCTGTGCCTGCTGGCCTGCCTTATGTTGCCGTCGTGCGGCCCCCACATGTACAAGACCATGTCGTCCGGTACGGACGATGTCGCTTACGTGATAGTGATTAAGGAGAACACCGACAGAACGTCGTACGACGACGTGCAGCTTGTCATCGACGGCAGCACTTGCTTCTACGGCAAGGTGTATAAGCAGAAGGCCAAACGCAAGGCACCCGTCGTCACGGTGAAGCCGGGCAAACATAACCTGCGCGTGGTTATAGACGGAATCGTGCATGCGGATGAAACCGTTTTCCTTGGATTGCAGGAAACCAAAACGGTGCTGATACGATGAAACGTTGCCGCTTACCGTTCGCCGTCGGTGCCGTGGCGGTCGTATGCGCATCCTGCTCGTCCAACTCCCAGCTATACAACTGGAAAGGATACGAACAGGCGGTATATGCCTATACGCAGACGCCGGACGAACAAAACCTCGAAAAATTGTTGACGGTGTACGACCGGTTGCTCCATGCGCCTGGTGGTGTCCGGATGGTTCCACCGCCGGGAGTGTGTGCGGATTACGGATATCTGTTGCTGATGAACGGAAAAACGGACGAGGGGAAAGCCCTGCTCGAACAGGAAACGGTTTTGTATCCTGAATCCAAAAAGTTTATCGACAGGATTCTAAAGCGTTTTGAATGATGAAAAAGTTCCTGTGGGCCCTTGTTGCAGGGGGATTGTTGTCTTCCTGCTCTACGGTCAGCGTTACGAAATCGCAGCGTTACCCTCAGGTATATGCCGAACGGCCCGTTTCGATTCTGGTGATGCCGCCCATCAACCGCAGTACGAAAGTAGATGCCAAGGCGCTGTTTTACAGCTCGCTGATTGTGCCGTTGAGCCAACGGGGTTATTATGTGTTTCCGCCGCTGCTGACCATGGAAATCCTCAAGGAGGAAAGTGCCTATGATGCGGAGATGTTCGAGGAGAGCTCCATGCAGCCGGTCGGTCGTCTGTTCGGAGTGGATGCAGTTCTCTTTACCACCATCCATGAATGGACGAAAACGACGATTGCCGCACAAGTACAAGTAACGGTAGAATATACGCTGCGCTCTGCAAAAACGGACGCAATCCTGTTTCACCGGAAAGGAACGGTGATTTATAACCCCAATACGAGCAGCGGCAGCGTACTCTTAAACATGTTGGGCGATATGTTGTCTGCTGCTTTGACAAAGGAGATAGAGCTCGGCCGCCAATGCAACGAAGAGGCCATCGGCGATATGCCTGCCGGGGGATACAGCCCCGTGTTCGGTCAGGACGGTAACGAAAATGCGGGAAGCGAGGAGTTCAGCGCCTCCTTCTTTCGATGAAAAACAGTTCGGGGAACTTTCTTCAAGGTTCCCCGAACCGTTTTTACGGTATCGTCCTGTAGGTGAACAGAAATGTCATCACAGACAATGAAAAGAATACGGGAATGATGAACATTCCCGTATTTCGTTAATTTCATGAAACATGACATATCTCATATTATGCTCTGCTTCATGCGTGTTACAGCCCGCCGCTTTCGAGCAGCAAGCCCGCCGCGAATTTGCGGCGTTCCGAAACCGGACAGGTTACAGGACTACTGCATGTTCTTGCCGTTCCTGAACCGATGACGACGAAGAGGCGGCAGCGTCGGTCATGCTTCCCTTACTTGTACGACGCTTCGTAAATGGCGACGCAGTCGTCTATACTGAGCTCCGAACGGTCGTTGGCGAACAGTCCGCCCATCGTATCGTAAGCATTGAAGGCCATCTTCCGAAACTCTTCCGGTTTGATACCGTAATCCGACATCCGCAGGCCATCTACTCCACATGCATGCTGCAGGTTCATAAGCGCCGTAATGAAATCCTCCGGAGCCGATGTTCCGGTCATGCCCATGGCTTGCGCCAACCGTACGAAACGGTCGTCGCAGACGTGCTTTCCGATGAAATGGGAAAAGTATGCCCGGCTTATCATTATCAGTCCCGCCCCGTGCGGCAAATCCTGATGGAAGGCCGACATGGCATGTTCGAGAGAGTGCTGGCTCGTTGTTCCGCTGACGTGCATCACGATACCCGAAAGGGTATTGCCGAAGGCCACGCGGGTACGTGCCTCCAGGTCGTCGCCGTGCTCTACGGCACTGGGAAGAGCTGCCGTCACGTGTTCCACAGCCGTGAGGGCGAGCATGTCGGACATGAGGTTCGCTTGTCCGGACAGATAGCTCTCCACACTGTGAAACAGTGCATCGAACCCCTGGTATGCAGTGAACCGGGGTGGAACGGTAACCATCAGTTCGGGGTCCACAATGGCCAGAACGGGAAACGAGTCGTCGGTTCCGAACCCGATTTTTTCATGCGTCTCCTCGTTGGTAATGACTCCCCAGGGGTCTGCCTCTGACCCCGTACCCGCCGTAGTCGTAATAGCGACGACAGGAAGCGGTTTATGCTTCAACGGCAAGCCCTTTCCCGTGCCGGCCGGAACATAGTCCCAATAGTCTCCGTCGTTCGTCGCCATGAACGATATGGCTTTCGACGCGTCCATAACACTGCCGCCGCCGAGCGCCACGATAAAGTCGCAGCCATTTTCCCGGGCGAACGACGCGCCGGCCATTACGGTCGATTTCAGCGGATTCGCTTCGATACGGTCGAAAATCACCGTGGCCACACCGGCATTCTGCAGTTGGTTGACCGTTCTCGACAGGTAGCCGGAGGCTTTCGTGGAACGTCCGTTTGAAATCACGACCAAAGCCTTTCTACCCGGCAACGCCTGTTTGTGAAGGTCGTTCAGCCGACCTGCCCCGAAGAGTATCCGCGTAGGACAGAAAAATCCAAAATCCATTTTTGCTTCCATGATATATCGCAGTTTAAAAGTCGGTACTTTTTCCGTACGGTGCAAAATTACCGGCACAGACTTCCCCCGGCATTATATGGATTACGGATTGTATTACCACTATTCCGGATATACATTCCCGCATATTGCCGAACGGAAGAAAAGGGATACCTTTGCATGGTACGATACCAATAACAAAACCGTTATGGAAGAGATAATGCAACTCGACAACGTTTTCCAGTACAACGAACTGCTACACTGCGAAACGCTTCATCCGCTCGTCAATGTCATAGATTTCTCGACATGCACCCCGGCAGAGCATATCCGTTTTTGTCTCGGCTTCTATGCTGTATTCCTCAAGGACGTGAAATGCGGCGACATACAGTACGGACGGAGCACGTACGATTACCAGGAAGGAACGCTCGTATTCATCGCTCCGGGACAGTGCGTCGGCATCACCCGGCGCGGGGAGATGTTTCAGCCCAAAGGATGGGCCTTGCTGTTCCACCCCGACTTCATCCGGGGAACGCAGCTCGGTCGCAACATTCGGAATTACACCTTCTTTTCATACGCTGTCAATGAAGCCCTCCATCTTTCTCAACAGGAGCGCGGTACGATTGTCGACTGTCTGCACAACATCCGGGCCGAGCTGCAGCACCCGATAGACCGGCACAGCCGCACGCTGATAATAAACAACATCGAAATGTTTCTGAACTACTGCATCCGTTTTTACGACCGACAGTTCGTCACGCGCAGCGAAATTGCCAACAAGGACATCCTGTCGCGTTTCGAGGAGATTCTGAACGGCTACTTCCGTTCGGACAGGCCACAGACCATAGGGCTGCCGACGGTACAGTACTGCGCCCGAGAACTGCATCTGTCTCCCAACTATTTTGGCGACCTGATTAAAAAGGAGACGGGCAAGACGGCGCAGGAACACATCCAGCTCTACGTGATAGATACCGCCAAAGAACGGATAGCCGACCGGGGACTTTCGATAAGCGAGATAGCCTACGACCTGGGATTCAAATATCCGGCCCATTTCACCCGGCTTTTCAAAAACGTGGTGGGATGTACCCCGAACGAATACAGGGCGACGTGCTAAGGGGAAAAAGGGAACGGAAGTCGATGACTTCCGTTCTCGTTTTCGATTGTATCATGCCTATTCAGCCTCCTCTTCCTCCTTCATGTTGTGGAAGACATTCACTACGTCGTCGTCTTCTTCCAACTTCTCGATGAGTTTGTGGACCGATTGCCGCTGCTCCTCCGGAAGTTCCTTGGTGTCGGTCGGAATACGGATGAATTCGCCGCTCGTTATCTCCATGCCGTGCCCCTCGAGGTAGGCCTGTATCTGACCGTAGGATTCGAACGGGCCGTAAATATTGATTTGATTCTCGTCGTCCACGAACACTTCGTCCACTTCGAAATCGATAAGGTCGAGTTCAAGCTGGTCGAGGTCGATATCCTCCTTGTAAGGGGTCTTGAAGATGGCCTTGTGGACAAACATGAAACTTACGCTTCCGCTCGTTCCAAGCGCACCTCCCATCTTGTTGAAATAACTCCGGACATTGGCTACCGTCCGGGTGGGATTGTCGGTCGCGGTTTCGACGAGGATGGCGATGCCATGAGGACCGTATCCTTCGTAGACCATCTCCTTGTAGTCGGACGTATCTTTCGAAATAGCCCTTTTGATGGCCCTCTCGATATTGTCTTTCGGCATGTTCTCCGCCTTGGCATTCTGGATGAGCAACCTCAGACGGGTATTGCTCGCGGGGTCGGGGCCGGCCTGTTGTACCGATACCTCTATGGCTTTTCCTATCTTGGTAAATGTCCGCGCCATGTGGCCCCAGCGTTTCAGCTTCGTGGCCTTACGATATTCGAATGCCCTTCCCATGTGTATTGCAAGTCTGTTATTGAGTTGTTTTTTCAGGAACACAAAAGTATAACCTTTTCGATAAAAAGACAAAAAAACGGCTTACTTTTGCAAATGCAAAATCCGAAGGCATGAAGGAGGAAATAGAGAGGGCCGTGGAGGTGCTGCGCAGGGGAGGTATCATTCTTTACCCGACCGATACGGTATGGGGAATAGGCTGCGATGCAACCGACGAGACTGCGGTGGAGAGGGTCTATCAACTGAAACGTTCCTGCAACAAGAAGGGCATGATTGTGCTGACAGAGAGCATCGACCGCGTGGGATGCTACTTCAGAAACGTCCCGGCCGTAGCTTGGGATCTGCTCGAATGTGCAGACAAGCCGCTGACACTCATCCTACCAGGAGCCTGCGGCGTGGCGAAAAATCTGGTGCCGGAGGAGGGAACGCTTGCAGTCCGCGTCCCCAACCACGCATTCTGCCGGAACCTGCTGCACCGATTCGGCCGGCCGCTGGTATCGACCTCGGCGAACATCTCCGGCGAGGCTACCCCGAAAGGGTTCGGCGATATTGCCGAAGAGATACGTGCGGGTGTCGATTACACGGTCGATATCCGCTGCGAAGGCGCTCCCACCCGCAAGGCATCCTCCATCATCATGCTCGGAGAGGATGGAGAAGTGAAAATCATCAGAGAATAAGCCTATGGGCAAATACATCGAAAGCGATATACAGATACGGTTCGCCGACGCGGACAGCCTCGGCCATATCAACAACGTGAATCTGCAGCACTATTTCGACGTCGGAAAGATGGAATTCTACGAAAAAGTGCTCGGCAAGACCATCGACCCCGACGCGGAGAGCCTGATACTCGTATCTATACACACCAACTACCACCGCCAGAGCAGGCTCCATTCGCAACTCGTCGTACGGACGTGGGTGGAGAAGATAGGCAATTCGAGCGTGACCATCTTCCAGCACCTTATCGACCGCGCCGACGGCGGCATCAATGCCGATTGCCGTTCGGTCGCCGTCGGCTACGACTTTCTCCGACAGGAGTCCTTTCCGCTGAAAAAGGAGTGGCGTGCGAAAATGGAAGAGTATCTGCGGCAGGAGTAATGTTTCGACACATTGTCGGGATTGTTATTGGTTCACCTGTATGCAAATTTCAGGCCTTCGGCCGGCAGAGTTTCATATTGAGTATGAACTTCATCCAAGCAAGTTGTATCGACCATGATACCGACTTAGAACTTTGACAGCAAAAACGATGAAACAATATCCCGCCAAACCGTTTGTAAAATGGGCCGGAGGCAAAGGCCAGCTGTTGACAACATTGGGCCAGGCATTACCCGAGACGTTCTGCAACATAGAAGATGCTGTCTATATCGAACCTTTTGTCGGGGGAGGGGCTATGCTCTTCTTTATGTTGCAAAACTTCGGCAATATCAAAAAAGCCGTTATCAGTGACGTAAACACCAATTTAATCAAAGCATACGAAGTAATCAAGGACACTCCCGAACGTCTTGTCGGCATCCTATCGAAAATTCAGGATACATATTGGAAAATCCCGGAAACAGATAAACGGAAAGAGTTCTATCTCGACATACGCCAAAAGTTCAATCAGGGCGGGCTGTCCGATATCGATAATACGGCATATTTTATTTTTTTAAACAGAACCTGTTTCAACGGTTTGTACCGCGTAAACTCCAAAGGTCAGTTCAATGTTCCTTTCGGCAAGTATACCAACCCTACCATTTGTGATGAACGAACTATTTATGCGGACAGTCTTTTGCTGCAAAAGGTAGAGGTACTGTACGGCGATTTTGAACAGACTGAAAAATTCGCAATTGCGGATAATACATTCATATATTGCGA
Proteins encoded:
- a CDS encoding patatin-like phospholipase family protein produces the protein MKRVALVLSSGGARGFAHIGAIEELQERGYEIASVAGTSMGALIGGMFAAGKLEQVKERAFALDRKRMLALADISMGPDHLVKGEKVMGILREIMPDIPIETLPVPFCAVATDLADNSEVVYDSGSLYEAIRASISIPAFFKPQRNGEMLLIDGGVLNPLPLNRVTRSDGDLLVSVNVSAHSDMRLEHLRETRKRNRTSAGRLPALGRLPDENFYSVLSKTFVMMLQRNAELTAQLYPPDIRVDIPMNRFGGCDYDKAARISSEGRRRMREALELYEKTHNIHSSSSPA
- a CDS encoding MGDG synthase family glycosyltransferase — translated: MKLLILSCSTGEGHNSAGKALLEYLEENGVACEMTDPLSLVTSPVSQMVSDVYLFSTRRNLFKTVYRMGETVSTGLSLQSPVYMANKLYAKRLYDYIVDNGFDTVVCTHLFPAEALTALKRAGRLDRKTVFVMTDYTCIPFTRETDLDYYIVPHEHLVEECVQKGLRRERLFPFGIPVRRAFRERIAKREARVACAAAFDSGADMTAKWFLVASGSMGFGSSADLIREILSRCGKGAEVFMVCGNNAKLQTVLKAEFGRFDNIHLLGFTDRMSLLMDACDVLFTKPGGLSSTEAAVKNIPIVHTAPIPGCETRNAEFFHYHGMSYSSLEVKQQVTVALRLCNDDAYRQRMCDSQRTNANGDACRRILELLRR
- a CDS encoding TonB-dependent receptor; its protein translation is MKKRSKSGVRCFTRWSRKGYGAFASLGKVVKIGVLSLSMSIITLNAKSASAQPDTVRLLREMEIEALQVTAERLNPTRGVVTPTAVYSRDTLGIAPQQTIEGVLRLNPAIDVRERGGKGVQADISLRGGTYDQTMVLLNGIDFTDARTGHQSHSLPVDIDIIGSIDIIEGLTGIGAYAGAVNMVTTPLRPNYMRTEISGGAYGYLYSNISGAITRNGLSVLAAGSVRRSDGYIENTDFNNSNLFTRITYTSSSAGLFDMQAGYQRRDFGSNGFYSLSFPDQFEHTETALASVKWNRSFGRFTLNANASYRKNNDRYELYRGGKGAPEGWTPNYHTTDNAGASISAAFRWAAGETSAGADYRYHHIYSNVLGDLLTHPIRVPGADAFYTHEKGRNIFNGWLSHRVRLGGTSLAGSANLAGSPYGTFPSWSLSVTQQIMEGWSADANATRSMRLPTFTDLYYTNATHIGNPDLKPEHAMTYRVGTRYHAGRFQAALSGYYRHGRDIIDYVQTETPEGMKWKSTQLTELDTYGIEMQASYRGRRILRHITVSYGWMSSSKAAADHITKYALDYMKHKAAVQCGIDIGKGFAAEVTASWYCRNNTPDTAYAPYWLLDARLSWSRGVFSVYAEATNLLDTKYYDFVGLIQPPRWITAGVVLTI
- a CDS encoding CsgG/HfaB family protein, whose product is MKIRRITAVVLALFALTATFTAEGQEKSLKRKVAIGRFSNETQYAKSIFYDKDNDPMGKQASDLLSARLAASDKFLLIERQDYDKIVEELNTGNGLSNSIGADYLIIGSITEFGRKTVGTQKLFSSSKEQIVEATVSIRLVDVATGMIVFSGEAQGQASTEDKQVLGLGSTADYDATLSDKAISAAISKLVENIINKCMDNPWRAYLLSYDDGVYFVSGGASQGIAAGDRFAVVERGKQVKNPQTGLLVELPGKTVGEIRIDQTLGSTVADEISMATLTDGELDNETLEKYYITEM
- a CDS encoding DUF4810 domain-containing protein, producing the protein MKRCRLPFAVGAVAVVCASCSSNSQLYNWKGYEQAVYAYTQTPDEQNLEKLLTVYDRLLHAPGGVRMVPPPGVCADYGYLLLMNGKTDEGKALLEQETVLYPESKKFIDRILKRFE
- a CDS encoding GNA1162 family protein, which codes for MMKKFLWALVAGGLLSSCSTVSVTKSQRYPQVYAERPVSILVMPPINRSTKVDAKALFYSSLIVPLSQRGYYVFPPLLTMEILKEESAYDAEMFEESSMQPVGRLFGVDAVLFTTIHEWTKTTIAAQVQVTVEYTLRSAKTDAILFHRKGTVIYNPNTSSGSVLLNMLGDMLSAALTKEIELGRQCNEEAIGDMPAGGYSPVFGQDGNENAGSEEFSASFFR
- a CDS encoding iron-containing alcohol dehydrogenase, encoding MEAKMDFGFFCPTRILFGAGRLNDLHKQALPGRKALVVISNGRSTKASGYLSRTVNQLQNAGVATVIFDRIEANPLKSTVMAGASFARENGCDFIVALGGGSVMDASKAISFMATNDGDYWDYVPAGTGKGLPLKHKPLPVVAITTTAGTGSEADPWGVITNEETHEKIGFGTDDSFPVLAIVDPELMVTVPPRFTAYQGFDALFHSVESYLSGQANLMSDMLALTAVEHVTAALPSAVEHGDDLEARTRVAFGNTLSGIVMHVSGTTSQHSLEHAMSAFHQDLPHGAGLIMISRAYFSHFIGKHVCDDRFVRLAQAMGMTGTSAPEDFITALMNLQHACGVDGLRMSDYGIKPEEFRKMAFNAYDTMGGLFANDRSELSIDDCVAIYEASYK
- a CDS encoding helix-turn-helix domain-containing protein codes for the protein MEEIMQLDNVFQYNELLHCETLHPLVNVIDFSTCTPAEHIRFCLGFYAVFLKDVKCGDIQYGRSTYDYQEGTLVFIAPGQCVGITRRGEMFQPKGWALLFHPDFIRGTQLGRNIRNYTFFSYAVNEALHLSQQERGTIVDCLHNIRAELQHPIDRHSRTLIINNIEMFLNYCIRFYDRQFVTRSEIANKDILSRFEEILNGYFRSDRPQTIGLPTVQYCARELHLSPNYFGDLIKKETGKTAQEHIQLYVIDTAKERIADRGLSISEIAYDLGFKYPAHFTRLFKNVVGCTPNEYRATC
- a CDS encoding YebC/PmpR family DNA-binding transcriptional regulator, with the protein product MGRAFEYRKATKLKRWGHMARTFTKIGKAIEVSVQQAGPDPASNTRLRLLIQNAKAENMPKDNIERAIKRAISKDTSDYKEMVYEGYGPHGIAILVETATDNPTRTVANVRSYFNKMGGALGTSGSVSFMFVHKAIFKTPYKEDIDLDQLELDLIDFEVDEVFVDDENQINIYGPFESYGQIQAYLEGHGMEITSGEFIRIPTDTKELPEEQRQSVHKLIEKLEEDDDVVNVFHNMKEEEEAE
- a CDS encoding L-threonylcarbamoyladenylate synthase; protein product: MKEEIERAVEVLRRGGIILYPTDTVWGIGCDATDETAVERVYQLKRSCNKKGMIVLTESIDRVGCYFRNVPAVAWDLLECADKPLTLILPGACGVAKNLVPEEGTLAVRVPNHAFCRNLLHRFGRPLVSTSANISGEATPKGFGDIAEEIRAGVDYTVDIRCEGAPTRKASSIIMLGEDGEVKIIRE
- a CDS encoding acyl-CoA thioesterase, with amino-acid sequence MGKYIESDIQIRFADADSLGHINNVNLQHYFDVGKMEFYEKVLGKTIDPDAESLILVSIHTNYHRQSRLHSQLVVRTWVEKIGNSSVTIFQHLIDRADGGINADCRSVAVGYDFLRQESFPLKKEWRAKMEEYLRQE